DNA sequence from the Malus sylvestris chromosome 10, drMalSylv7.2, whole genome shotgun sequence genome:
CTGCAGTTTTCAGTTAAATTTGGGGACTTTGCATCTGGGTTGTGTTAATTTGGAGTTTTTGTGTGTGATTGAATCTGGGTTTTGCTCTGATTGGATCTGGGAGAAGTGTTTGCTTGTGGGTTTTGACTTTTGACTAGTACAGTGGAATTTTGGTTTATATTTTGACCGCGTATTATAGTAGTTAGATCGCGTTCGAGATATCTATGAAAACAGAggaaaattaaagtttaggtGGTTGATTAGATTGTTATGAAGTTATGAATCAGATTGATAGACATTGGTTGAGCTGAGCATAGATTCCACGGAAATTGAACTTATAGGAGCTTCAGCTGCTGATGGATGTTCATGTCTTTTCTCTTTTTGGTGAATTTCTCGGCCCCAAAGGGGGTAGCTTCTGCTGATACCGCACAGTGGTATCTAATATCTTTTAAAGTGCGTGATAGTTTATGGAGAATAGGTAGTTATTTATTCGATATTTTAGTTATTAGGGTGCAATGACTGattatttttagataaattatTACCGCACACTCCGTCTAATGTCGCCTTTGGGTCACTTATTTGTACGTCAAGTAGAGAATTACGTTGCTTTTTGTGTGTGTTTGCCAACTAATCCTgcggatgtgacaatatggagGAAAGTAATTGTTAAGAGAAGGCAGAGTTACTAACAGTATGATAAAATGGGTTCGAACAGGTTTATGATGTAACAAAATTCTTGGAGGATCATCCTGGTGGTGATGAGGTCTTATTGGCAGTCACAGGTTTGACACAAACTTAATTCTTTCCCTTTTTGTATGCGCGCATCACAAAATATCGGTAGAAACAGAAGCCTGTTGATACCATTTGATTACTGTTTATGGTCCTAATATGATCCGTGGTTTGCAGGAAAGGATGCAAGTAACGATTTCGAGGATATTGGCCACAGTTCCACTGCTAGAGCAATGCTGGACGAGTTTTACGTCGGAGACATTGATTCGGCATCCATCCCCACGAATAGGAAGTACACTCCTCCCAAGCAGCCTTACTACAACCAGGACAAGACAACTGATTTCGTCATCAAACTCCTCCAGGTCCTCGTTCCCCTGCTAATTTTGGGCCTGGCCTTCGGTGTGCGCTTCTACACCAAATCGTCAACAGCATAAATGCAGAAGCGGAAGGTGAAGTGAGAACGCTTTCCAATAAGTTTATGACGGGGTCGCAAAGACCCTTTGTTATTTTTCGGCGTTTGGAAATGTTGACGATGAAGGGTTGTTAGGATATTCGATTTGCCTTTGCTTTCAAATGTGTTGTGGTTGGTGAAACGACATGTCGTGGGACTGATTGTTGGGGCTTGATTCAGGGGCCCAGTTAAGTTTTACAGACCTGCTTTTTACACCCAACGATTCCATCACTTTACCCAACATCCAAAAACGTTGTTGGGACTTGGGAGAAAATCAGAAAACAACGAAAAACATATTTTAGATAAAAGAAAACCCATGCAAGCCTCATGGTCGACTATGTCGTCCATCTCAGTGGAGAGGTTGCCGACATGTAAGCTTAATGGTTGACCATGACCTCCATCTTCATGGAGGTCGGCATCCTCTATGTAGGTAGAGGTTGCTTTGTATCACAAATCTCTTCACGGAGGCCACAACCAGGAGAGAAACCTACCTACTCTAGGGGTGCTACTAGGAACGGTATTTTGAGTTTCCTATTGTCATGTGTCTTAACTTTTTTACATAACAGTGCGTGATTAGCTAGAGAACCAACAATGGCATTCGTAA
Encoded proteins:
- the LOC126584866 gene encoding cytochrome b5-like; the protein is MAGDKKVYTLAEVSTHSDRKDCWLVIDGKVYDVTKFLEDHPGGDEVLLAVTGKDASNDFEDIGHSSTARAMLDEFYVGDIDSASIPTNRKYTPPKQPYYNQDKTTDFVIKLLQVLVPLLILGLAFGVRFYTKSSTA